In the genome of Coregonus clupeaformis isolate EN_2021a chromosome 11, ASM2061545v1, whole genome shotgun sequence, one region contains:
- the slc5a5 gene encoding sodium/iodide cotransporter: MDGEHITEQPRPGFVLADYVVFSAMLLVSMGIGLFQALKKKPGDAKVDDFFTGGRSMPAIPVGMSLCASFMSAVQVLGVPAEASLYGFKFLYMCLGQTINSCLTAYLFLPVFYRLGITSTNQYLKMRFGRGMQLLGSVQFIVSTLLYTGIVIYAPSSILSQATGLNMWASLFSTGFICTLYTTLGGMKAVIWTDVFQILVMLSGFIAIFIQGTVLVGGPAMVLEIANNGSRMNFNDFDFDPRRRYTFWSFTVGGTLVWLSMYGVNQAQVQRYISCRTERQAQWALFVNQVGLCLVVGSAATCGIVMFALYSHCDPLKSGKIAAPDQYMPYLVLDIFQDHPGFPGLFLACAYSGTLSTASTSINAMAAVTMDDLLKPHLANMSQKRLIFISRGLSFMYGSGCITVAALSSFLDWGVLQGSFTVMGVVSGPLLGAFILGMFVPASNRPGVFSGVVVGFSISLWLVIGSTLHPPSLQTMGVLPTYTDQCPSSNSTVNSSLGMDTPSVSTPLPLFQHGLTSLQNFYSMSYLYFGAVGTISVVLVGVAVSYATGPTKRNTIDPGLLWWDLQKKTLDSQMDNPQIVPLHHLHNEDVDEKEALSATRKTTLPQCSPIKYREL, encoded by the exons ATGGACGGAGAACATATCACCGAACAACCACGACCAGGCTTTGTCCTGGCAGACTACGTAGTCTTTTCTGCCATGCTGCTAGTTTCCATGGGAATAGGGCTGTTCCAGGCCCTGAAGAAGAAACCGGGTGATGCCAAGGTGGATGACTTCTTCACCGGTGGCCGTAGTATGCCAGCCATACCTGTGGGAATGTCACTGTGTGCCAGTTTCATGTCAGCTGTCCAGGTCCTGGGAGTGCCAGCCGAGGCCTCCCTCTATGGTTTTAAGTTCCTCTACATGTGCCTCGGGCAAACCATCAACTCCTGTCTGACTGCATACCTGTTCCTGCCAGTGTTCTACCGCCTTGGTATCACCAGCACCAATCAG TACCTCAAGATGAGATTTGGCAGAGGGATGCAGCTGCTTGGAAGTGTCCAGTTTATAGTCTCAACA CTGCTCTACACAGGAATAGTGATCTATGCACCATCCTCAATCCTGAGCCAAG CCACTGGGCTCAATATGTGGGCGTCCCTCTTCTCAACTGGGTTCATTTGTACTCTTTACACCACATTG GGGGGCATGAAAGCAGTCATCTGGACAGACGTGTTCCAGATCCTGGTCATGCTCTCTGGCTTCATCGCCATCTTCATCCAGGGCACTGTTTTGGTTGGTGGGCCAGCAATGGTTTTGGAGATTGCCAACAATGGATCACGCATGAACTTTAATGA TTTTGACTTCGACCCAAGGAGGCGATACACATTCTGGAGCTTTACTGTTGGCGGTACGCTGGTGTGGCTGTCCATGTATGGTGTAAACCAGGCACAGGTGCAACGCTACATCTCCTGCAGAACAGAGCGACAGGCCCAGTG GGCGTTGTTCGTCAACCAAGTGGGCTTGTGTCTCGTTGTGGGCAGTGCAGCCACCTGTGGCATTGTCATGTTTGCCTTGTACTCTCACTGTGACCCTTTGAAATCTGGAAAGATTGCTGCTCCAGACCAG TATATGCCATACTTGGTGCTGGACATCTTTCAAGACCACCCTGGCTTTCCCGGTCTTTTTCTGGCTTGTGCATACAGTGGCACCCTGAG TACCGCCTCCACCAGCATCAACGCCATGGCAGCTGTTACCATGGATGATCTACTGAAACCACATCTAGCCAACATGTCACAGAAGAGGTTGATTTTCATTTCCAGAGGGTTGT CTTTCATGTATGGGTCTGGATGTATCACAGTGGCTGCTCTCTCATCCTTCTTGGACTGGGGAGTTCTTCAA gggtCCTTCACAGTCATGGGAGTGGTCAGTGGCCCACTTCTTGGGGCTTTCATCCTGGGGATGTTTGTTCCAGCTAGTAACAGGCCG GGCGTGtttagtggtgtggtggtgggcTTCTCCATCTCCTTGTGGCTGGTCATTGGATCAACCCTCCATCCTCCCAGTCTGCAGACCATGGGAGTCCTGCCCACCTATACAGATCAGTGTCCATCAAGTAACAGCACAGTCAACAGCAGCCTGGGCATGGACACACCCTCCGTCTCCACGCCTCTTCCCCTATTTCAACATGG ACTGACGAGTCTGCAGAACTTTTATTCCATGTCCTACCTCTACTTTGGTGCTGTGGGGACAATTTCAGTGGTGCTGGTTGGGGTAGCTGTGAGCTATGCAACAG GACCTACCAAGAGAAATACCATTGACCCTGGCTTGCTCTGGTGGGACCTGCAAAAGAAAACCCTGGACAGTCAGATGGACAATCCACAGATAGTGCCTCTACACCACTTGCACAATGAAGATGTTGATGAAAAAGAGGCCCTGAGTGCTACGCGGAAAACAACCTTACCTCAATGTTCCCCAATAAAGTATAGAGAGCTTTGA